The Engystomops pustulosus chromosome 4, aEngPut4.maternal, whole genome shotgun sequence genome contains a region encoding:
- the LOC140128709 gene encoding olfactory receptor 5AP2-like yields the protein MTNNITAIFLLGFPNLKNFTFPFFSLLVLIFCGTISGNLLIMVLYLVSKTLQSPMYFFITQLSILDLLLTTDIVPVLLHTLLYGGSSITLIGCITQFTIFATSEGLECLLLSVMSYDRYVAICNPLRYHSIMSHIFCVRLVCTIWLIGFLVISIHIFSMYNLYFCGPHVIDHIYCDLEPLLRLSCSDTSRIHIQSLILGSLFVIIPFKIIITSYICIVITILKIPSTTGRHKAFSTCSSHLIVVSIFFGTLMVVYMFPTNGESLTLGKVLSLMYTVLTPLLNPIIYTLRNKDFKEAFHKIKQT from the coding sequence ATGACAAATAATATCACCGCCATCTTCCTTCTGGGATTTCCTAATCTTAAAAATTTCACATTTCccttcttctccctcctggttCTTATCTTCTGTGGGACAATATCTGGAAACCTTCTTATCATGGTCTTGTATCTAGTGAGTAAAACCCTTcagtcccccatgtacttcttcataaCACAACTATCGATCTTGGACCTCTTGCTGACCACAGACATTGTCCCTGTCCTTCTTCACACGTTACTGTATGGAGGAAGTTCTATCACTCTCATTGGATGCATCACCCAGTTTACTATCTTTGCTACCTCCGAGGGGTTGGAATGTCTTCTCCTGTCGGTGATGTCTTATGAccggtatgtggccatctgtaaccccctccgttATCACTCTATCATGAGTCATATATTTTGTGTGAGATTAGTATGTACAATTTGGTTGATTGGATTTCTGGTGATTTCCATCCATATTTTTTCTATGTATAATTTGTATTTTTGTGGACCTCATGTTATTGACCACATCTACTGTGACTTAGAACCTCTACTGCGGCTCTCCTGCTCCGACACATCCAGAATTCATATTCAAAGCCTTATACTAGGATCTTTATTTGTAATCATACCATTTAAGATAATAATAACGTCCTACATATGCATTGTCATCACCATCCTGAAGATCCCATCCACTACCGGAAGacataaagccttctccacctgtagctcccacctcattgtggtctccatattTTTTGGGACATTAATGGTTGTTTATATGTTTCCAACAAACGGAGAGTCACTGACTCTGGGTAAGGTTTTGTCTCTGATGTATACTGTGCTGACCCCACTGCTTAACCCAATCATATACACCCTGAGGAACAAGGACTTTAAGGAAGCTTTTCATAAGATCAAGCAGACTTAA